AATCATTTCCTCAGAAATGTGGGAACACATGAATAGTTTCTATTTTATGGTGAGAGATGCAGCGGAAAAACAAACACCTTTTGAAGCGCAAGAATTTTTTACCGAAGTCAAACTGTCAAGTCACCTATTTGCTGGTGTGATGGATGCCACGATGACTCATAATGAAGGGTGGCACTTCGGTCAAATGGGACGTTTTCTGGAACGGGCAGATAAAACGGCTCGAATTTTAGATGTGAAGTATTTTTTGCTGTTACCTTCGGTGAAAGATGTAGGCAGTACGCTAGATGAATTGCAGTGGATGACTTTATTGCGATCGGTTAGTGCTTATGAAATGTATCGCAAACGCCAACATCGCATTACCCCAACGAGTGTGGCGGAATTTTTAATTTTGGATCGGGAGTTTCCGCGATCGATCCGATTTTGCCTCATGCAAGCAGAACGCTCTCTCCATCAAATCACCGCTTCTCCCCCAAACACTTGGAGTAATCCCGCCGAACGTTCTTTAGGTCGATTGCGTTCGGAATTAGATTATTTGACCATTGAGGAAATTATTCAAACTGGATTGCATGAATGTTTGACTCACTTGCAGAAACAAATATACAATGTTGGCAACAATGTTTTTGAAACTTTCTTTGCCTTGAAACCAGTCAGTTAACTGCCGCTATATAGCTAGGGGCTAGGGCGTCGGGGATAGGGACTAGGGGTTAGGGGCTAGGGGTTAGGGGCTAGGGGCTAGGGGCTAGGGGAAGAAGGAATAAACGGTTTCAAGAATTAAGAATGGCTTAACCGCCTTGACTGTTGCTATATCAGGAATATCCTATGTCTGACGAACAGAAAAAAGCCATTGTCCTTCAATATTATGAAGAGTTCGACAATGGTAATTTAGATAAGATAGAGGATATGCTCGCTCCTCATTATGTCGCACACATACCCGGCTCTCCCGAACCGCTAAACCGCGAAACTTTTAAAGAATTTGGCCTGATGTTTCGCTCTGCTTTTCCGGATATTCGGCACAGTTTTGAAGATGTCATTGTCGATGACGATAAAGTTGTCACCCGTGGGAGTTTTGCTGGCACACATCAAGGAAAATTGCAAGGTTTGCCTCCCACAAATAAGCGAGTTACAGTGTCGTTCATCCACGTAGATCGCATTGAAAATGACAAAATCGCGGAACACTGGGGAGAAGCCGATTTAATGGGTATGTTGCGGCAACTTGGTGCAATTCCTGTCCCAATGCCGCTTGTTTGGCAGGGATTGAAAATTGGTGCGATCGTCTTTACAGTTTTATGTATCATCGGTTTATTAATTTACAGATATTAACTGTCTGACTTAGTTATTGCAACCGCTTTAACTCGTCTGGTGTAAATGGATTTTTACCCGAATCTAGAGCCTCTATCCAAGTTTTTCTTTGTGCTTTTTTTTCCTCATCATTACTGTATTCAATAAATGCTTGAAAATCTTCTATTGCTCCCTTTGTATCTCCATTTAAAGCTCTTGCTAATCCTCGACTATCTCGAATATTGCCATCATTAGGGGCAAGTTTTACGGCATTTTCACCAGCAGTTAGAGCATCTTTAGCATATCCGTATATGCTGCCATACCAGCACAATTCATTCAAGTCACGTGCGGAAATATCAACTTCGAGATCGAGTTTAATAAGTTCTTGATAGGTTTGAATTGCTTTGATAATTTCCTTGTCTTTCAGAAAATATCCTACTAACTTATTTTTAATCTCTGCCTCTAGAGGGTTTATTTTTAAAGTGCGATCGAGTTTCATCGCTCTGCTAACCAGTACATTTACCCTTTGAAAATCTTCTATAGAAATATAATAACGACCTTGCTCCAACCAATAAGAAGCTACTGGCTTATAAATATCTTCTTCCGAACTAAATTGCAAATTAGCATCGAGTTTACTAGCTTCTAGGAATAAAGCCAATGATTCACTAACCGAGCCATTTTTAGCTAATTCTTGTGCTTGTGTGAAAAGAAGTAAAGGAGTTGATTGCAAGACCTCTCGATCCTGACAAATGGATAATTCTTGTTTAATTTCCGGGTGAGTAATGAAATAATCTTTTAGCCAATGACAGCCAAGAGCAACTAAATCATCTATATCTATGTTGAGATGCCACAACTTCACTGTTTTGTCCACACTCGCAGAAGCAATCCATTCTCCGTCCTGGCTAAAACTGACTCCATATACTGTATCGCTGTGACCATTAAAAGTTTTCCAAAGAGTACCATCTCGTTTCCACAACTTCACTGTTTTGTCCCTACTCCCAGAAGCAATCAATTCTCCATTCGGGCTAAAACTGACTCCATATACTCTCTCGGTATGACCATTAAGAGTTTTCCAAAGCGTGCCATCCCGTTGCCACAATTTCACTGTTTTATCCCAACTCCCAGAAGCAATCAATTCTCCGTCCGGGCTAAAACTAACTCCTGTTACTGCATTGCTATGACCATTAAGAGTTTTCCAAAGCGTGCCATCCCGTTTCCATAACTTTACTGTTTTGTCTGCACTCCCAGAAGCAATCAATTCTCCATCGGGGCTAAAACTGACTGCCCATACCTCACTGCTATGACCACTGAGAGTTTTTACTAGAGTGCCATCCCGTTTCCACAACTTCGCTGTTTTGTCCACACTCCCAGAAGCAATCAATTCTCCGTCTGGGCTAAAACTGACTCCTATTACTCCATCACTATGACCATTGAAAGTTTTCCAAAGTGTGCCATCTCGTTTCCACAACTTTACTGTTTTGTCCACACTCCCAGAAGCAATCAATTCTCCGTCCGGGCTAAAACTAACTCCTCCTACCCCACCACTATGACCGTTGAGAGTTGTTACCAGAGTGCCACCCCGTTTCCACAACTTTACTGTTTTGTCCAAACTCCCAGAAGCAATCAATTCTTCATTCCGGCTAAAACTGACTGCCCATACCTCATTGCTATGACCATTGAGAGTTGTTACTAGAATGCCATCCCGTTTCCACAACTTTACTGTTTTGTCTCTACTCCCAGAAGCAATCCATTCTCCATTGGGGCTAAAACTAACTCCCATTACCCCATCGGTATGGCCATCAAGAGTTTTCCAAAGCGTGCCATCCCGTTTCCATAACTTTACTGTTTTGTCTCGACTCCCAGAAGCAATCCATTCTCCATCGGGGCTAAAACTAACTCCCATTACCCCATCGGTATGGCCATCAAGAGTTTTCCAAAGCGTGCCATCCCGTTTCCATAACTTTACTGTTTTGTCCCAACTCCCAGAAGCAATTAATTCTCCATCGGGGCTAAAACTGACTGCCTCTATTCCATCGCTATGACCATTAAGAGTTGTGACCGGAGTGCCATCGCGTTTCCACAACTTCACTGTTTTGTCCCAACTCCCAGAAGCAATTAATTCTCCATCGGGGCTAAAACTGACTCCATATACCTCATCGCTATGACCATTGAGAGTTTTCCAAAGCGTGCCATCCCGTTTCCATAACTTCACCGTTTTGTCCCAACTCGCGGAAGCAATCAATTCTCCATCCGGGCTAAAACTAACTCCAATTACCCGATCGCTATGACCGTTGAGCGTGTTATATTCTTGAATCTGATGTATAGCTCGATCGAGAACAGTAAAAACTAACCCTTGTATACTATCTCGATCCCACAGTGAGCGATTTATTTTTTTCAGGTTTTGTGCTGCTTTCAAGCTTTCAATTAATGACTGAAATGGTTGTCTTTGAAGAAATCTTTCTTGGGCGGCGGCAACCGCTAACCGCACATCCGCTACAGCTAGTGCTAATTCCGCTTTTTGGTGCGCTTCCGCTAAAATTTGATTGGCTTTTCTCTGTGCTTCTAACTCTCTTTCTGTTTCCTGATATTCTAATCTATGGCTAGCTTCTAAAAATCGATAATCTTCAGAAGATAAATTTTTGTTATTTGCCCAATTTAAAGCATCTCGTAACGCTTGTCCTCTTAATAATCGCGACTCATCTTGATGATGAGAAGCTACCCAAGCATTAAATGATTCGGCATAAGGTCGTAATTTGGCTAATTCTTGCTCTAACCAATGACCATTAAAAACAGCCGCATATATGCGATTGTAAACTTTTAATCTATTATCTTGTTTAACTACTAATCCCGACAAGCGTAATTCCGCTTCGTCTTGATTTCGTTCGGCTTGTAAATTTTGCTGTAAAATTCGTTGGTATAATCCCAGCAATCTACTGGCTTTATGTTGATTAATTAATAGTCTATCTCGAATCGTTCTTAAATGTTCCGGTTCATCATTTGATTCCCAGTTTTCCACGATTCGTTTCTGCACTAAACGCGCTAACCACTCATTCTCTTCTCCTGCAGGAATCGGTTCTTCGCATTTCAAAATAAGAGAACAAAGTTTCTGAGTCAAAAATGGTTGTCCGCCAGTCCAATCTAAAATACTTTGGATTAAAATTTGAGGATTACTCGATTTTTCTGCTAATCCTACTGCTAGTGGTTGTACCTCATTTAACTTAAATCCAGTTAATTCTATTGCTCTACCAATATTAAACGGCGTTCTGCGTTTATCGCCAATTAAATCGGAAGGTGTTGCCACACCAATTAAAGCAAAAGTTAACCGTTGATATTTTAGTCTATCTGCCCTCCGATTGTAACAATCTCTAATGAAAGCAAAAAAGTCATCAAGTTTAAAAGGTAAAGCCAGAACGCTATCGATTTCATCGACAAAAATTACGATTCCATCGGGAATCAATTTTAATAATACTGTCGCTATAAATTTACTAAATTTCTGAACATCAGACAGCTTATTATTATCTTCCCACCAACTATCTAAATCGAATTCATCATACAAATCTAAACTGCCCACAATGCTATCCATCATGCTAAAATACCATTCTTCGGGAGTGATATTTGTGGTGCCGATCGCAGTAATGTCAATGGCAACACAGTTAACTCCCTCTGCTTTTAAGCGTTGCATAACACGCACTTTTAGGGAAGATTTCCCCATTTGGCGGGAATTTAAAACATAGCAAAATTCTCCGGCTTTTAATCCTTGGTACAAGTCTTCATCGGCTTGGCGAGTGACGTAACTAGGTGCATCAATTGGTAAGCTACCGCCAATTTGGTAGTGATAGTTAGCCATAACTAATTAAGGTTGGATTTGATAGAGAGATATGCCGTAAGGAACTCCTTTTAATTGCCGTTCTCCCAAAGCTTCTACATTTAAATTGAGATGATCCTTGACAGCATCATAAACGATTTGAGAAATGCAAATTTTGCCTGGTGCGGCTTGGCTTTGCAATCTGGCAGCTATATTTACTCCCGCACCCAAAACATCTCCTCCAGTTAAAAACACATCTCCTAAATGAATCCCAATCCGATGGACTAAAACTCGTCCTGAAGGTAAAGTTGCCGCTTCAGTTGCGATCGCTTTTTGAATTTGAATGGTACAACTAACTGCTTTAACTGCACTCGAAAAATACATCAGCAAGCCATCACCTAAGTTTTTTAATACCTGTCCTTGGTAATGCTCGCAGATTTCCTTCATCAAACGAAAATCTCGTTTAAGTAATTCGCGCATAACTGTTTGGTTAGCCATCATTAGCTGTGTAGAATTAACTACATCAGTAAAAACAATCGCTGCTAATGTGGTATCATCAGCATCAGATATTATTGTTTTAGTATCTAAGCGATCGCGCAAATAAAAGCGATATAAATCGCATAAAGGAATCACTTCATTGCCAACAAATTTAACTAAACCCATACTCCGTAACTTAAATGCTTCAGTTGCAGCGATTTTCACGGGATTATCAGCAGCTACTACCTTTTTCGCCGCTTCTAATAATGCTTCATCTTCCAAGAGTTTACTTAAATGGTGGCGCAGGTGATCGTAAAAAAATCCTTCTTCGGTAGGAGCAATTTGTAATAGATGTTCTAAATCAATTTCTTGTTTAGCTAAACGATACAGTGCTACCCTGACTAAATAGGGATGACCCCCAAACATTGCCATGAACAAATCGA
Above is a window of Aerosakkonema funiforme FACHB-1375 DNA encoding:
- a CDS encoding ester cyclase, with the translated sequence MSDEQKKAIVLQYYEEFDNGNLDKIEDMLAPHYVAHIPGSPEPLNRETFKEFGLMFRSAFPDIRHSFEDVIVDDDKVVTRGSFAGTHQGKLQGLPPTNKRVTVSFIHVDRIENDKIAEHWGEADLMGMLRQLGAIPVPMPLVWQGLKIGAIVFTVLCIIGLLIYRY
- a CDS encoding AAA-like domain-containing protein, producing the protein MNAPLYPLEQPEGQVPLNSPWYVERPPIEADCYQTIIKPTALIRIKAPRKMGKSSLMSRILAKSEQQGYETVNINFQLVERNFLTDLDRFLQWFCANVTDALELDDEIDRYWKGPRGSQTCCTNYVQRHLLAQIDTPLVLGLDEVDRIFQYPEIAVDFFGLIRAWHEKGKNEPKWQKLHLVISHSKEVYIPLNINQSPFNVGLPIELPELGKEQVIDLVQKHGLELTSEQIDLFMAMFGGHPYLVRVALYRLAKQEIDLEHLLQIAPTEEGFFYDHLRHHLSKLLEDEALLEAAKKVVAADNPVKIAATEAFKLRSMGLVKFVGNEVIPLCDLYRFYLRDRLDTKTIISDADDTTLAAIVFTDVVNSTQLMMANQTVMRELLKRDFRLMKEICEHYQGQVLKNLGDGLLMYFSSAVKAVSCTIQIQKAIATEAATLPSGRVLVHRIGIHLGDVFLTGGDVLGAGVNIAARLQSQAAPGKICISQIVYDAVKDHLNLNVEALGERQLKGVPYGISLYQIQP
- a CDS encoding AAA-like domain-containing protein, whose amino-acid sequence is MANYHYQIGGSLPIDAPSYVTRQADEDLYQGLKAGEFCYVLNSRQMGKSSLKVRVMQRLKAEGVNCVAIDITAIGTTNITPEEWYFSMMDSIVGSLDLYDEFDLDSWWEDNNKLSDVQKFSKFIATVLLKLIPDGIVIFVDEIDSVLALPFKLDDFFAFIRDCYNRRADRLKYQRLTFALIGVATPSDLIGDKRRTPFNIGRAIELTGFKLNEVQPLAVGLAEKSSNPQILIQSILDWTGGQPFLTQKLCSLILKCEEPIPAGEENEWLARLVQKRIVENWESNDEPEHLRTIRDRLLINQHKASRLLGLYQRILQQNLQAERNQDEAELRLSGLVVKQDNRLKVYNRIYAAVFNGHWLEQELAKLRPYAESFNAWVASHHQDESRLLRGQALRDALNWANNKNLSSEDYRFLEASHRLEYQETERELEAQRKANQILAEAHQKAELALAVADVRLAVAAAQERFLQRQPFQSLIESLKAAQNLKKINRSLWDRDSIQGLVFTVLDRAIHQIQEYNTLNGHSDRVIGVSFSPDGELIASASWDKTVKLWKRDGTLWKTLNGHSDEVYGVSFSPDGELIASGSWDKTVKLWKRDGTPVTTLNGHSDGIEAVSFSPDGELIASGSWDKTVKLWKRDGTLWKTLDGHTDGVMGVSFSPDGEWIASGSRDKTVKLWKRDGTLWKTLDGHTDGVMGVSFSPNGEWIASGSRDKTVKLWKRDGILVTTLNGHSNEVWAVSFSRNEELIASGSLDKTVKLWKRGGTLVTTLNGHSGGVGGVSFSPDGELIASGSVDKTVKLWKRDGTLWKTFNGHSDGVIGVSFSPDGELIASGSVDKTAKLWKRDGTLVKTLSGHSSEVWAVSFSPDGELIASGSADKTVKLWKRDGTLWKTLNGHSNAVTGVSFSPDGELIASGSWDKTVKLWQRDGTLWKTLNGHTERVYGVSFSPNGELIASGSRDKTVKLWKRDGTLWKTFNGHSDTVYGVSFSQDGEWIASASVDKTVKLWHLNIDIDDLVALGCHWLKDYFITHPEIKQELSICQDREVLQSTPLLLFTQAQELAKNGSVSESLALFLEASKLDANLQFSSEEDIYKPVASYWLEQGRYYISIEDFQRVNVLVSRAMKLDRTLKINPLEAEIKNKLVGYFLKDKEIIKAIQTYQELIKLDLEVDISARDLNELCWYGSIYGYAKDALTAGENAVKLAPNDGNIRDSRGLARALNGDTKGAIEDFQAFIEYSNDEEKKAQRKTWIEALDSGKNPFTPDELKRLQ
- a CDS encoding alpha-E domain-containing protein codes for the protein MLSRVADSIYWLNRYVERVENIARFINANFNLILDSHAGVAQQWEPVVLTTGDLSLFQERYGEATAENVIQFLTFDRDYSNSILSCLQAARENARSIREIISSEMWEHMNSFYFMVRDAAEKQTPFEAQEFFTEVKLSSHLFAGVMDATMTHNEGWHFGQMGRFLERADKTARILDVKYFLLLPSVKDVGSTLDELQWMTLLRSVSAYEMYRKRQHRITPTSVAEFLILDREFPRSIRFCLMQAERSLHQITASPPNTWSNPAERSLGRLRSELDYLTIEEIIQTGLHECLTHLQKQIYNVGNNVFETFFALKPVS